The Grimontia kaedaensis genome has a window encoding:
- a CDS encoding succinylglutamate desuccinylase/aspartoacylase domain-containing protein, protein MMLHDVSWPNDEDLRGGLVAWLDTLSGASWLTLPGKDPNRHRVVVTLLHGNEPSGAKALWHFAQNPPDCAVTTHFCLANVKAALYDKPFTTRHFADKPDMNRCFGKTGEDDSFDIAAEIMTRIATLKPEAVVDLHNTSGTSPSFSVSTNDDEKHQQIASLFTERMLCTSVRLGALMEQTTDESPIVTVECGGAADHTAHEVAKNGLHHYLTADNIFANHSGFWPLDLLYHPVRVQLKKGLELCYHDRKVDDADLTLPPDIDRHNFGWMAADSMIGWLGEKGLDGMTTNDGEGGHPIKSLFYQHDGELRLKHASKLFMITTKHHIALSDCLFYMVVD, encoded by the coding sequence ATGATGCTGCATGATGTTAGCTGGCCTAATGATGAGGACCTAAGAGGTGGATTGGTTGCTTGGTTGGACACACTATCCGGTGCCAGCTGGCTGACGCTGCCTGGCAAGGATCCCAATCGACATCGTGTAGTGGTGACTTTGCTTCACGGCAATGAACCCTCCGGTGCTAAAGCACTCTGGCATTTTGCCCAGAATCCACCTGACTGCGCAGTAACGACGCATTTTTGTTTGGCCAATGTGAAAGCTGCGCTCTACGACAAGCCGTTTACGACCCGACATTTCGCTGATAAACCGGACATGAATCGCTGCTTTGGGAAAACAGGTGAGGATGACAGCTTTGACATCGCGGCTGAAATCATGACACGTATCGCCACGTTAAAACCTGAAGCGGTTGTCGACCTCCACAACACCTCCGGCACTAGCCCTTCTTTTTCGGTTTCCACCAATGATGATGAAAAGCATCAGCAGATAGCCTCGCTGTTTACTGAACGAATGCTTTGTACCAGTGTTCGTTTGGGTGCTCTGATGGAGCAAACCACAGACGAGTCACCGATCGTTACTGTGGAGTGCGGTGGGGCGGCTGATCATACCGCTCATGAAGTGGCGAAAAATGGGCTCCATCACTACCTGACAGCCGACAATATCTTTGCCAATCATTCAGGCTTCTGGCCGTTAGATTTGCTCTACCATCCTGTACGGGTGCAGTTGAAGAAAGGACTAGAGCTTTGCTATCACGACCGAAAAGTCGACGATGCTGATCTGACACTTCCACCTGATATCGACCGCCATAACTTTGGTTGGATGGCTGCAGACAGCATGATTGGTTGGCTCGGGGAAAAAGGGCTGGATGGGATGACCACTAATGATGGCGAAGGAGGACACCCTATTAAGTCACTTTTCTATCAACATGACGGAGAGCTTCGCTTAAAGCATGCCTCCAAGCTTTTCATGATCACCACCAAACACCACATCGCTCTCTCAGACTGTCTGTTTTATATGGTGGTTGACTAA
- a CDS encoding class I SAM-dependent DNA methyltransferase, whose amino-acid sequence MRHLFHFGVFYVITPSSNALYTDLSGYYDLMCADINYQSQSDCVRRLHQLFGNQGKRHLDLACGTGPHIRYFIDTGFSSDGLDLNQPMLDQAKLRCPEAQFSLQNMCEFVVDAPYDLITCFLYSIHYSGNVKNLSACIRSAHAALKPGGVFCFNAVEKNLINNNSFVRHIVQHEGSEFAFKSGWFYSGEGDRQALKLSIEKTTDKVTEEWHDDHPMVAVSFNELKELLEPYFEVTVFEHDYEKLEMWNTTSGNAIFVCVKR is encoded by the coding sequence ATGCGCCACCTTTTTCATTTCGGTGTGTTTTACGTGATTACTCCATCATCAAATGCGCTGTATACAGATCTCTCGGGTTATTACGATCTGATGTGCGCAGACATTAACTATCAGTCTCAAAGTGACTGTGTGCGCAGACTTCACCAACTGTTTGGTAACCAAGGGAAACGTCATCTGGATCTGGCGTGTGGTACAGGTCCGCACATTCGCTATTTTATTGATACCGGCTTCTCAAGCGATGGCCTTGATCTGAACCAGCCTATGCTGGATCAAGCGAAACTGCGCTGTCCGGAAGCACAATTCTCCCTGCAGAATATGTGTGAGTTTGTGGTAGATGCGCCGTATGACCTCATCACCTGTTTTCTTTATTCGATCCACTACAGTGGCAATGTCAAAAATCTCAGCGCTTGTATTCGCAGTGCTCACGCAGCACTTAAGCCTGGTGGTGTGTTCTGTTTTAATGCCGTTGAGAAGAACCTGATCAATAACAACTCTTTCGTACGCCATATTGTTCAGCACGAAGGCAGTGAGTTTGCTTTCAAATCCGGCTGGTTCTATTCCGGTGAAGGCGACAGACAAGCACTGAAGCTGAGTATCGAAAAGACCACGGACAAGGTGACCGAGGAATGGCATGACGACCACCCAATGGTCGCCGTAAGCTTCAATGAGCTTAAAGAATTACTTGAACCATACTTTGAAGTCACTGTGTTTGAACACGACTACGAAAAGCTGGAGATGTGGAACACCACCTCAGGAAATGCCATTTTCGTGTGTGTAAAGCGATAA
- a CDS encoding DUF2846 domain-containing protein, whose product MKKVVSLALFAAIALSGCATVPTVSDADTNAAKQFNPPASSDNAGIYVYRIDSPVGAALKKDIFIEGDCIGETAPGVFFYHEVLGGGQVKVSTESEFSPNDLLVDTEKGQLYFVEQYIKMGVFVGGAGVELVDEATGKEEVSKLKMAIKGTCSAKK is encoded by the coding sequence ATGAAGAAAGTTGTTAGTTTGGCTCTGTTTGCTGCCATTGCACTATCAGGTTGTGCGACTGTGCCTACAGTTTCGGATGCTGATACCAACGCGGCAAAACAATTCAATCCACCAGCCTCCTCAGATAACGCAGGAATCTACGTGTACCGTATTGATTCTCCAGTAGGTGCAGCACTGAAAAAAGATATTTTCATTGAAGGGGACTGTATTGGCGAAACCGCACCGGGCGTCTTCTTTTACCATGAAGTATTGGGTGGTGGTCAGGTTAAGGTATCTACTGAGTCTGAATTCTCACCTAATGACCTACTAGTTGATACCGAAAAAGGCCAACTCTATTTTGTAGAACAGTACATTAAGATGGGCGTTTTTGTCGGCGGCGCAGGTGTAGAGCTTGTTGATGAAGCAACGGGTAAAGAAGAAGTTTCGAAGTTGAAGATGGCAATAAAGGGAACATGTTCGGCAAAGAAATAG
- a CDS encoding class I SAM-dependent methyltransferase gives MLLDQKEVLALLRCPRSGSELDKLDDQNAKVASSKGDIHYEVVNGYPILLCTERCKGLGWQLSSHTSAVPRKTYSGAMKVMKRLVSPPSGATKKNIDTLISTLFEVRRKPRVLIVGGGTIGEGMDRFYEDANIELVSFDVYASPNVQFVADAHCIPLGDNSFDAVIIQAVLEHVMDPGMVVSEIHRVLKPNGLVYAETPFLQQVHEGPYDFMRYTESGHRLLFRQFSLVKSGVCSGAGTQLLWALEGFFSGLFRSHWAGKAIKLSLFWVMLFDRLIPEKYNVDAANGVFFLGAKTECSISNAEIVAHYKGAQ, from the coding sequence ATGCTTCTGGATCAAAAAGAAGTTTTAGCACTGTTGCGCTGTCCGCGTAGTGGCTCTGAGCTTGATAAATTGGACGATCAAAACGCCAAGGTGGCGTCGAGCAAGGGTGACATTCACTATGAAGTAGTGAATGGGTACCCGATTTTGTTGTGCACTGAACGCTGCAAAGGACTGGGATGGCAGTTGTCATCTCATACTTCTGCTGTGCCTCGAAAGACCTATTCCGGCGCAATGAAAGTGATGAAGCGCCTAGTTTCCCCACCTTCCGGTGCGACGAAGAAGAATATCGACACTCTGATTTCTACACTGTTTGAGGTTCGCAGAAAGCCACGTGTGCTGATAGTGGGGGGAGGTACTATTGGTGAAGGCATGGACCGATTCTATGAAGACGCTAATATCGAATTAGTTTCTTTTGATGTTTACGCTTCTCCGAATGTTCAATTCGTGGCTGACGCTCACTGTATTCCATTGGGCGACAACAGTTTCGATGCTGTGATCATTCAGGCGGTGCTAGAGCATGTTATGGATCCGGGAATGGTTGTCTCTGAGATCCATCGTGTACTGAAACCCAATGGTCTGGTATATGCGGAAACCCCCTTTTTACAGCAGGTTCATGAAGGTCCCTACGATTTCATGCGTTATACCGAGAGTGGGCACCGTTTGTTATTCCGTCAGTTCAGCTTGGTTAAGTCAGGAGTCTGTTCCGGGGCAGGTACACAGTTATTGTGGGCACTTGAAGGATTCTTCAGTGGACTTTTCCGCTCGCACTGGGCGGGAAAAGCAATCAAGCTTTCGCTGTTTTGGGTGATGCTGTTCGACCGTTTGATCCCTGAAAAATACAATGTAGATGCTGCCAATGGCGTGTTTTTCCTCGGTGCCAAGACTGAATGTTCAATCAGTAATGCAGAGATAGTGGCTCATTACAAAGGTGCTCAATAA
- a CDS encoding glutamate--cysteine ligase, whose amino-acid sequence MGQNINKTSFSASDHEQFAKQLKSELDQLEGLLETPGWGIGKCTLGAELELYLTDKHHRPAHYNLDILDKASDPLMTAEINRFNVEYNCPYTEFSGSPFTFLKQKMDERLQSLQTIAHNDGVDVTPIGILPTLKDGDFGLASMTDSPRYHALTDILCESRGGPFHIRIHGAESLEIDADDLTLEGANTSFQVHYRVKPNEFAQWYNGIQIATIFTLAMAANSPVFLQKKLWHETRVPLFKQSIDSRNLCGMNWHTPARVSFGKGYVRKSALELFRQGVSLQPVLLPDLPESRCLEGCGPRLDALRLHQSTIWSWNRAVYDDADGGHLRIELRSLPAGPTTIDMVANAALCIGLAHALQTDLDRLMDRLPFEFAKYNFYRAAQYGVNANILWESENGTLQEYALVDVLDKLLPRVADSLVQLGVSRVEADMLMVVIEHRLAKRQNGASWQLSTLVELERKYGREVSLNKMFALYQNQYLSGEPVSHWPVL is encoded by the coding sequence GTGGGACAGAATATTAATAAAACCTCGTTTAGCGCCAGCGATCATGAGCAATTCGCCAAGCAGCTAAAGTCAGAATTGGACCAACTCGAAGGGTTACTGGAGACGCCGGGTTGGGGAATAGGGAAATGCACCTTAGGTGCCGAATTGGAGCTTTATCTTACCGACAAACATCACCGACCCGCACACTACAATCTCGATATTCTGGACAAAGCCTCAGACCCCCTAATGACGGCTGAAATCAATCGATTTAACGTTGAATACAATTGTCCTTATACCGAATTCAGCGGTTCTCCCTTCACCTTTCTCAAGCAGAAAATGGATGAACGATTGCAATCATTGCAGACCATTGCGCACAACGATGGCGTAGATGTCACACCTATTGGGATATTGCCCACACTGAAAGATGGAGACTTTGGACTGGCATCGATGACGGACTCTCCTCGTTATCACGCCCTCACCGATATTCTTTGCGAATCCCGTGGTGGGCCCTTCCATATCCGTATTCACGGCGCAGAAAGTTTGGAAATAGATGCCGACGATTTAACGCTGGAAGGAGCCAATACCTCTTTCCAGGTGCACTACCGGGTTAAACCGAATGAGTTTGCCCAGTGGTACAATGGTATTCAGATCGCCACAATTTTCACCCTGGCGATGGCTGCGAACTCCCCAGTCTTTCTTCAGAAAAAACTCTGGCATGAAACTCGGGTGCCATTGTTTAAGCAGTCCATAGATAGCCGAAATCTTTGCGGTATGAACTGGCACACACCAGCGCGTGTTTCCTTTGGTAAGGGCTATGTACGTAAAAGTGCACTGGAATTATTTAGACAAGGAGTCAGCCTTCAACCTGTGCTCTTGCCTGATTTGCCAGAAAGCAGATGCCTTGAAGGGTGTGGCCCCCGACTTGATGCACTACGACTTCATCAGAGCACGATTTGGAGTTGGAACCGTGCTGTCTATGATGATGCAGATGGCGGTCACCTCCGCATTGAGCTTAGGAGTTTGCCAGCAGGACCCACGACGATTGATATGGTGGCCAACGCAGCACTTTGTATTGGGCTGGCGCACGCACTTCAGACTGATCTCGACAGGTTGATGGATAGGCTACCCTTTGAATTCGCGAAGTATAATTTCTACAGGGCTGCCCAGTATGGCGTAAACGCCAACATCCTTTGGGAATCAGAAAACGGTACATTGCAGGAATACGCGCTAGTGGATGTGCTGGATAAGTTGTTGCCACGCGTTGCCGATTCTTTGGTTCAGCTGGGGGTTTCCAGAGTTGAGGCCGACATGTTGATGGTGGTGATAGAACACCGCTTGGCAAAACGTCAGAACGGGGCGAGTTGGCAGCTTTCGACCTTGGTTGAACTTGAGAGAAAATATGGTCGGGAAGTCTCCCTGAACAAGATGTTCGCCTTGTATCAAAACCAATATTTATCAGGAGAGCCTGTTTCACATTGGCCGGTTTTATGA
- a CDS encoding DEAD/DEAH box helicase — MSDNVFSLLHPTLQQTLNELGYSEPTDIQQQAIPKVLEGKDVMGAAQTGTGKTAAFTLPLIHQLLERGVKGSARVLIVTPTRELAQQVYDKVAEYGQHTSLKCVALYGGANINPQKNQLAKKPEIIVGTPGRLLDHLHIGTLQLNSLDTLVLDEADRMLDMGFISDIKRLMKKMPKERQTLFFSATYPKQVMDLAYRLLNDPVRVEVSTANSTAETVNQLVHPVDRKRKRELLSYLIGSHNLQQVLVFAKTRQSTEALANELKLDGLAAEAIHGEKTQGARNRALEGFKNGTVRVLVATDVAARGLDIPSLDTVFNYELPHQPEDYIHRIGRTGRAGKSGMAISLVSREEEGMLNAIETLIDQRLPQEWLAGFEPDINADKEHHEKRGGRGGEKRRLKRQLLKKAGAKKR; from the coding sequence ATGTCAGACAACGTATTTTCACTTCTTCATCCCACGCTTCAGCAAACGCTGAACGAACTTGGTTACAGCGAGCCCACTGATATCCAGCAGCAAGCGATTCCAAAAGTGTTGGAAGGAAAAGACGTGATGGGTGCAGCGCAGACGGGCACGGGCAAAACCGCCGCCTTTACGCTGCCGCTGATCCACCAGCTCCTGGAACGTGGTGTAAAAGGCTCTGCACGGGTGTTAATCGTCACGCCAACCCGAGAGCTTGCTCAGCAGGTGTATGACAAAGTTGCAGAATATGGTCAGCATACGTCGCTGAAATGTGTGGCGCTGTATGGTGGCGCGAACATTAATCCTCAGAAGAATCAGTTGGCGAAGAAGCCGGAAATCATTGTGGGTACGCCGGGGCGCCTTCTGGATCACCTTCACATTGGTACCTTGCAGCTTAACAGCCTGGATACACTGGTTCTAGATGAGGCAGACCGCATGCTCGACATGGGCTTTATATCAGACATCAAGCGCTTGATGAAGAAAATGCCGAAAGAACGCCAAACGCTGTTCTTCTCCGCCACCTACCCAAAACAGGTCATGGATTTGGCTTACCGCCTGCTGAACGACCCTGTACGAGTGGAAGTATCAACCGCTAACAGCACGGCTGAAACCGTGAATCAACTGGTGCATCCGGTTGACAGAAAACGTAAGCGCGAACTGCTTTCCTACTTGATTGGCAGCCATAACTTGCAACAGGTATTGGTATTCGCTAAGACTCGTCAAAGCACTGAAGCGTTGGCAAACGAACTCAAGCTCGACGGACTGGCAGCAGAAGCGATTCACGGCGAGAAAACCCAAGGCGCACGTAACCGCGCATTGGAAGGCTTTAAAAACGGTACTGTGCGCGTGTTGGTAGCAACCGATGTGGCAGCACGGGGGTTGGATATCCCTTCACTGGATACCGTGTTCAACTATGAACTGCCACACCAGCCAGAAGACTATATTCACCGAATCGGCCGTACCGGTCGTGCAGGGAAATCCGGCATGGCGATATCGCTGGTTAGTCGTGAAGAAGAAGGCATGCTTAATGCAATTGAAACCTTGATTGACCAACGCCTCCCTCAGGAATGGCTGGCGGGTTTCGAACCAGATATCAACGCAGATAAAGAGCACCATGAAAAGCGTGGGGGCCGCGGTGGAGAGAAGCGTCGCCTCAAGCGTCAGTTGTTGAAAAAAGCAGGGGCTAAAAAACGCTAA
- a CDS encoding site-2 protease family protein: MELFNITCLGKPLRLEGSLAGWQALYWDNQLVSQLAASADNDGEKIHTFQLTANDQIITVDVSSSLSWQPFNIDYKVAVDGEVVESGSRNEKDIERQQPEVKPQSKQKFSLIGLASLGLKLFKSAKVIKVVLAGASVAAYSWLFSWQFALALIACLVVHEYGHIRAMKYFGMKTKGIYLIPFMGGLALSDEKINTRWQDVVISIMGPTFGLFMSLAALVAYWVTGNVFFAGLATFNALLNLFNLLPILPLDGGHILKSISFSMNSVVGLVACIAGAAVGVYASYAFGLALLGFLLLIGSAEIIFEWKYRHHSHLLPLSRYGQIFSTVWYFSTVAALVGVIIYFATKGDEMLALPLLILQS, encoded by the coding sequence TTGGAACTATTCAACATCACCTGTCTCGGTAAGCCTCTGCGTCTTGAAGGATCGCTGGCGGGCTGGCAAGCACTTTACTGGGACAACCAACTCGTTTCTCAACTCGCCGCAAGCGCTGATAACGACGGCGAAAAAATCCACACTTTCCAACTGACGGCCAACGACCAAATCATTACCGTCGATGTCTCCTCAAGCCTCAGTTGGCAGCCGTTCAACATCGACTACAAAGTCGCGGTAGACGGAGAAGTGGTGGAGTCTGGATCGCGCAACGAAAAAGACATCGAGCGCCAGCAGCCAGAAGTTAAACCTCAATCCAAACAGAAATTCAGCCTGATCGGTCTGGCATCACTGGGCTTGAAACTCTTCAAAAGTGCCAAGGTCATCAAAGTGGTACTCGCGGGTGCGAGTGTCGCAGCGTATTCCTGGTTGTTCTCCTGGCAATTCGCCTTGGCGTTGATTGCTTGCCTAGTTGTGCATGAATACGGCCACATCCGCGCCATGAAATACTTTGGCATGAAAACCAAAGGCATTTACCTCATCCCGTTTATGGGCGGATTGGCGCTTTCGGATGAGAAGATAAATACGCGCTGGCAGGATGTGGTGATTTCCATCATGGGACCAACCTTCGGCCTGTTTATGTCTTTGGCGGCGCTCGTGGCTTACTGGGTAACAGGGAATGTGTTCTTTGCCGGTCTCGCAACCTTTAATGCGCTATTAAACTTGTTCAATCTGCTACCGATTTTACCCCTTGATGGCGGACACATCCTCAAAAGCATCAGCTTTTCGATGAACAGCGTTGTAGGCTTGGTAGCCTGTATTGCTGGTGCAGCGGTGGGTGTATATGCCAGTTATGCATTCGGGTTGGCCCTGCTTGGCTTCCTATTATTGATTGGTAGCGCAGAAATTATTTTCGAATGGAAATACCGTCATCACTCGCATCTGTTGCCGCTGAGCCGCTATGGTCAAATATTCAGTACCGTGTGGTATTTCTCAACAGTTGCGGCTTTGGTTGGCGTGATTATCTACTTCGCCACCAAGGGTGATGAGATGTTGGCACTGCCGTTGTTGATTCTGCAGAGCTAA